Genomic DNA from Sporosarcina sp. ANT_H38:
CCCAGCGTTTATAATATCCTGTATATGCACGTTTTCAACGTCTACTTTTGTTGCTCCAACAGGTTCCTCTCCCAATATAAGCAATGTTGGCAAATAACTTTCTACTACAATCCTTTTTGGATTCGCAGGTATTTCAATATCACCATGAATTGTTTTCACTACTCTTGTTTCTTTGTCCTTACTTTCATTCGATTCGTTATTTGTATTACTACAAGCAGCAATTACCAGGAAAAGCGAAATGAGTAACAAAAAAATCGCGAAATAAGATTTGTTTTTCAACATATTTATCCTCCTAATTAATTTTGTTTTATTAGAGATTCCACTATACCTTCAATCATTTGCGTATTTGCAATTACCCCTGAATATAACCAGCTAGTCTCAGAACCATATTCATAAATATGTCCATTTTTGACAGCAGGTATATTCTCCCATATCGGATCCTGCAACATTTCTGCGCCATTTCCTTTATCACTATTAATTAAGAAGATATGATCTGCATCAAGTTCAGCTAATCGCTCTAAGGAGTTCGCCGACCAATTTCCTGTGGCTGTGCTTGAAATTTCTTTGACTACACTTGGAGTTGAGAGACCAAGATCACCATATAACACAGCCCCACTAGATACATTTTCACCAACGATATAAAAACTATCATTGACAAGCCAAATCGCAGCAGCTGACTCAGAACCAACCGATTCGTGTATCAACTTCTTCGATTCCTCTGACTTAACTTCATATTCATCTAAAACCTTCTTCGCTTCTTCTTGTTTCCCAAAAATGTCCCCCATGCTAACCAACTGTTCTCTCCAATCACCATTATTTTCTTCTTCAACGACAAAAGTCGGTGCAATTTTATTGTATTGGTCATATTTAGACCCTTCAACTGCCTGCGATGATCCCATAAGAATGAGGTCAGGAGTAAGGCTAGTCACTACCTCAAATGGCAAATCTGACGGAATTGTTGGTACATCTTTTAAATACTCTTGAAGATAACTTTGTACCCCTGCACCATCATTAATGCTCCACTGTGCAATTGGCATAATACCAAGAGCAACTAAATTGTCTTCTAAATAGGAAGCCAGGATTCGTTCAGGATTTGCAGGAATCGTGACTTCATGTCCCATTGCATCTATCAATGAACGTTCTGTTGAAGCTTCCTCAATGACTGGTTCAGTTTGCTTGTCTTCTTTCTCTTTAACTTCTTTACTAGGATCGCTACACCCTACTAAACTTAGTATTAGGACTAGAAAACTGACTGTAATTATAGTGATTCTTTTATTCTTTAACATGAATTTATTCGCCTCATCTTTTCATATTTTCATATTTCCTTAGTCTTTTATGCGAGAAAGTAAATAAAGGAAGTATGGTGCGCCGATTACAGCGACAACAATACCCGCTGGAATTTCCGACGGTTGTAAGATCCAACGTCCGATTGTATCTGCTACAAGAACCAACAATCCTCCTATCAAAGCAGCAGCAGGTATTAAAATTTGATGTTTTGATCCAACAAGTTGGCGTGCCACATGTGGGCCAATTAGTCCTACAAAACCAATACCGCCACTAACTGATACACTTGCACCTGCTAGCCCGACAGCTGCGGCAAGCAAAATACGCCGCTCTTTTTCAATCGAAGCACCGAGACCCGTTGCCGTTAAATCTCCTAAATTTAGTACATTGAGTACGCGTGCTTTGGAATAAACAAACGGAATTAAAATAATGATCCAAGGTAATAGCGATAGTACAAACTTCCAATTAGACCCCCATATACTACCTGCTAGCCAAGTCGCCACAAACTGATAATTTTCTGGACTTAGTCGAAGCGTTAATATAATCATCGCTGAGCTAATACCTGCAGCAACTGCAACGCCTGTTAATAGCAGCCGCATTGGTGTAATTCCCTCATGTCGTTTATAGGCTAATGAATAAATAATGACAGCGGCTATGCCCGCACCAGTAAAAGCAAGAATCGGTAGTAAAAATACTGGAGTTGCAGTCGTTGATGGAAAAAAAGAGATGAAAAGCATGACTGCTAGCCCTGCCCCCGCGTTAATCCCTAATATGCCGGGATCAGCTAAAGCATTACGGGATATCCCTTGTAACACACAACCTGATACCGCAAGCCCCATTCCAACAAGTACAGAAATGATAATACGCGGTAAGCGAAACTCAAATAAAATTAAATGTTGTTTCTCTGTTCCTAGCCCAAACAATGTGCGGACTACTTCCAGTGGAGTCAATTTTATGTATCCTGTATTCATACTTATAATGAAGGCAACGACAATTAGCATACTTAGAATACCAATGACAAGTAGATTTCGTTTCTTAGACTTATGTTGTGCTTTTGTCATAATTGGTTTTTCTTTCACAGTTCTTTTCCTCCTTTTCTTGCAAGGTAAAGGAAGAACGGAACTCCGATTAAAGCAATCAATGCACCAATTGGTGTTTCATAAGGCGGATTAATCATTCTTGCACAAAGATCAGCCAAGACGACTAACAGTCCACCTAGAACAATTGAGCACGGAATAATCCATCGATAATCATGGCCAACTAGAAAGCGGGTTAGATGCGGCACAATTAATCCCACAAAACCAACTGCTCCTACAACGGAAACG
This window encodes:
- a CDS encoding iron-hydroxamate ABC transporter substrate-binding protein, which translates into the protein MLKNKRITIITVSFLVLILSLVGCSDPSKEVKEKEDKQTEPVIEEASTERSLIDAMGHEVTIPANPERILASYLEDNLVALGIMPIAQWSINDGAGVQSYLQEYLKDVPTIPSDLPFEVVTSLTPDLILMGSSQAVEGSKYDQYNKIAPTFVVEEENNGDWREQLVSMGDIFGKQEEAKKVLDEYEVKSEESKKLIHESVGSESAAAIWLVNDSFYIVGENVSSGAVLYGDLGLSTPSVVKEISSTATGNWSANSLERLAELDADHIFLINSDKGNGAEMLQDPIWENIPAVKNGHIYEYGSETSWLYSGVIANTQMIEGIVESLIKQN
- a CDS encoding iron ABC transporter permease, giving the protein MTKAQHKSKKRNLLVIGILSMLIVVAFIISMNTGYIKLTPLEVVRTLFGLGTEKQHLILFEFRLPRIIISVLVGMGLAVSGCVLQGISRNALADPGILGINAGAGLAVMLFISFFPSTTATPVFLLPILAFTGAGIAAVIIYSLAYKRHEGITPMRLLLTGVAVAAGISSAMIILTLRLSPENYQFVATWLAGSIWGSNWKFVLSLLPWIIILIPFVYSKARVLNVLNLGDLTATGLGASIEKERRILLAAAVGLAGASVSVSGGIGFVGLIGPHVARQLVGSKHQILIPAAALIGGLLVLVADTIGRWILQPSEIPAGIVVAVIGAPYFLYLLSRIKD